The genomic region CGCCTCGACGACGCCTGGGCCGCGCTCGAGCAGGCCCGGGCCGAGGTCGACGCCACCGGCGGCGGCGACCTGGGGCCGTCGGCGCTGAGCGACGTGTTCGTGTACCGAGCGCTGGTGCGCACCGAGCGCGCCGACCTGACCGGGGCCTGGGACGAGTGGATCACGGCCGCGGCGATCGCGCCCGAGCGCACGCTCGATCCGGCCCGGTTCGCGCCGCGGGTCGTGGCCGATCACGAGCGGGCCCGGGCCGCGGTGCGCGCGCGCGGGCGCGTGCCGCTGACCTTGACCGAGGCCGACGGCTGCACGGCGCGCCTCGACGGTGCGCCGACGCCGACCCCGGTCGAGGCGATCGTCGGCAGCCACTGGCTGCGCGTCACCTGCGCCGGCGCCGAGCCGTGGGGGCGGCGGGTCACGATCACCGAGGCCACGACCACGATCGCGATCGCGGCCCGGCCGGTGCGCGCGCCCAGCGACGACGAGCTCCTGGTCACGGCCCGCTCGGTCGGCGCGGCCGGGTTCGTCGCGGTCGAGCTGCGCGGGTCGGTGGCGTGGGTGCGCCGGTTCGGCGCCGACGGGCGCGAGCGCGACCACCGCACGGTCGCGGTCGCCGACGGCGGCCCGGCGATCGCCGCGGCGGTCGCGGCGCTGGTGCGGCCGCCGGCGCCGGCGCGGCGCTGGTACCAGACGCGCTGGGCCTGGGCCGCCGGCGCGGCCGGCGTGACCGCGGCGATCGTGGTGCCGCTGGCGCTGCTCCTGGCCGGCGGTGACGCGCCGTCGACGGCGACGGTCGCCGGCCCTGGGGCTGACCTGTGACGCGCGCGCGGCGGATCGCGCTCGCGCTGGTGGTCGCGAGCGGGTGCGGCGACGCCGGCGTGCTGGTGCGGCCGGTCTACGAGACCCCGGTCGACGATCCCGACGCCGTCGCCACGGGCCTCGACGCGCTCGAGCTCGCGGTCGCCCGGGCCGGCAGCGCCCAGGATCTGGTGTCGATCAGCTTCGCGCCTGGCGCGGCGGTCGAGCTGGGCGGGGTGCCGTTCGCCGAGGACCTGGTGATCCACCTGGCCGGGCGCCGCGGCGGCAGCGACGTCGGCTACGGGCGCACGTGCAGCTTCGCGCTGGCGGCCGACGCCGAGCCCCCGACGCCGCACCTGTGGTTCGCGCGCAACGTCAAGTTCGCGACGGTCGGCGTCAGCCCGCGGCGCCGGCGCGCGGGCCTGGCGATCACCGCCGTCGACGGTAGCGCGTACCTGATCGGCGGCGACGACGCCGGGGCGGCGACCGTCGCCGAGCGGTTCGATCCGCGCACCGGCGCGCTCACCGACGCCACGCCGCTGGCCGAGCGCACCGGCGCCACCGCGGCCACGTTCGGGATCGGGGCCGCGACCCGGGTCACGGTGCTCGGCGGCGACGGCCCCGGCGCGGGCCTGATCGAGCACCTCCGCCTCGACGGCGGCGCCACCACGGTCGAGTCGGTCGACGTCGGCGGGCCGGCGCGGATCGAGCTGACCGCCACCGCGCTCACCGACGGCCGCGTCGTCGTGATCGGCGGCCGCGCCCCCGCCGGCGCGCCGGTCGGCGCGATCGACGTGATCGCCGACGTCGGCGGCGCGACCGAGGTCCGGCCGGCCCGCGCGATCCTGGCCCACGCCCGCGCTGGCCACACCGCCACGCGGCTCGGCGACGACGTCGGCGCCCCGGTGCTGATCGTCGGCGGCGTCGACGCGGCCGGCGTGCCGGTCGCCGAGGCCGAGCTGTGGAAGCCGCTGTCGGGCGACCTGGCCGACCCGACGACGTTCGTGCGGCCGATGGTCGTGCCCCGGGTCGGCCACGTGGCGCGGCTGATGCCCGACGGCAGCGTGCTGATCATCGGCGGGGTCGACGGCGCGGGCGCGCCGGTGCGCACGCTCGAGCGCTACACCATCGACGCCGGCTTCGTCGCGGTGGGCGATCTGCTCGCGACCGCGGGCGTCGTCGACCTGACCGCGACCCGGCTGCCCGACGGGCGCATCCTGCTGGTCGGCGGTCGGTCGGCGCCGGGCGCGCCGCCGGTCGACGTCGCCTCGATCGCCCGGCTCGACGTGATCGACGGCTCGGTCGACGTGGTCGCGACCGACCGGCTCGCGGTGGCGCGGGCGGGGCACCAGGCCGCGCTCCTGTGCGACGGCACCGTGCTGATCACCGGCGGCACCGACGCCGCGGTCCGGGCCGAGCGCTACAACCCGCCGCCGACCGACCGGCGCTGAGCTCCAGCGGGTTGGTCGCCGGACCCAGGCAGGTGCAGGGGGGACTCCGAGATCCGAAGTCGCATCCAGACCAAGTCGGCATCCCGGGATGCCAAGGCACGGCAGGACCCCCCAGGACCACCCAGGATGCGAGCGCCCCCGACGCGGAGGCCTGCGCTCGAACGAACCGTCACCAGCGCGGAGCTGCTGATCGCGCGCTCACGGCTCGTCCGAGCGCGGCGGCGCCTTGAGGCCGTACTTCTCCATCTTGTAGATCAGCGCGCGGCGCGATAGTCCCAGCCGCCGCGCCGCCCGGGTCTGGTTGTCGCCCTCGGCCGCGAGCGCCGCCACGATCGCGGCGCGCTCGACGTCGGCGATCTGGCCGCGCACGTCGCCGGCGGCCGAGGTCGGGTTGGCCGGGGTGGCGTCGCGGACGTGGTCGGGCAGGTCGGTCTCGCGCACCTGATCGTCGCACAGCACCAGCGCCCGCTCGATCGCGTTCTCGAGCTCGCGGACGTTGCCGGGCCAGGCGTAGGTGGTCAGCGCCGCGCGGGCCTCGTCGGTGATCACCGGCGCCGCCCGGCCGAGCCGCTCGGCGGCGTGGCGCGCGAAGTGCTCGGCCAGCGGCATGATCTCGATCGTGCGGTCGCGCAGCGGCGGCACCATCAACGTGAACCCGGCCACGCGGTACAGCAGGTCCTGGCGGAACCGCCCGACCCGGACCTCGCCGTCGAGGTCGCGGTGGGTCGCGCACACGACCCGGACGTCGACCGGGATCTCGGCGGTGCCGCCGACCCGGGTCACGACCCGCCGCTCGAGCACGCGCAGGAGCTTGGCCTGCAGCGACGGTGGCATCTCGCCGATCTCGTCGAGGAACAGCGTGCCGCCGTCGGCGGCCTCGAAGAAGCCGATCTTCTTGCGGTCGGCGCCGGTGAACGCGCCGCGCTCGTGACCGAACAGCTCGCTCTCGAGCAGGGTCTCGGTCAGCGCCGCGCAGTTGAGCTTGATGAGCGGGCTGGTGCGACGCCGCGAGTGGCGGTGGATCGCCTCGGTCACCAGCTCCTTGCCGACGCCGGTCTCGCCCAGGAT from Myxococcales bacterium harbors:
- a CDS encoding sigma 54-interacting transcriptional regulator gives rise to the protein MATEHLTDLAGTSLAPPGAPRAFLVVHVDLPDRGSSVVDLHDGIDVTFGRSRGAVVTVDHPSVSRLHARVRRTGDVIEVEDLGSRNGTRVNGDKLEGVRRLVRGDELVLGPITAVVSVTSGLNTGPMIAEASAGEARLVAEIDRAVRYRRPVMVAMIRIAHDDGLDLIARSLRPMDLLAEQAGDEYLLILPELDRTSGKAALARLLDGARGLGAEAKAVSLVAPEDGTSPHGVISTLRTAMRTGTSRRATTAPTEVTGPIIIDSSMRKLYAMIERIADASMTVLILGETGVGKELVTEAIHRHSRRRTSPLIKLNCAALTETLLESELFGHERGAFTGADRKKIGFFEAADGGTLFLDEIGEMPPSLQAKLLRVLERRVVTRVGGTAEIPVDVRVVCATHRDLDGEVRVGRFRQDLLYRVAGFTLMVPPLRDRTIEIMPLAEHFARHAAERLGRAAPVITDEARAALTTYAWPGNVRELENAIERALVLCDDQVRETDLPDHVRDATPANPTSAAGDVRGQIADVERAAIVAALAAEGDNQTRAARRLGLSRRALIYKMEKYGLKAPPRSDEP